The Sphingorhabdus lutea genome segment GCCGGCATGGTTTTTCCTGCAATTATATATTTGGTGATTGCGGGGGGTGATCCTGTGTTGCAAAATGGTTGGGCAATTCCCGCTGCAACCGATATTGCCTTTGCCATTGGCGTGCTTGCCCTATTGGGAAGCCGCGCGCCGACATCGTTGAAATTATTCCTCGTCACCGTGGCAATTGTGGATGATATGGGCGCAGTGGCGATTATCGCTTTGGTTTATACGCCATCGTTAAAAACCATTTGGTTGCTTGGCTCTGGCATTGTTTTGGGCGCGATGTATTTGCTGAATAAATCGGGCAATCGGAATATACCAATTTATCTGATTTTATCGGTCATTTTATGGTATGCGGTGCTGCAATCTGGTGTTCATGCGACCATTGCGGGCGTGTTGGCGGCGTTGATGATACCCATTATCGTCACCCCCGGCGCACCAGATAGTCCCGACAGCCCGCTGCATAAATTGGAACATGCCATTCATCCGTGGAGCGCATATTTCATCATTCCGATATTTGGTTTTGCCAATGCTGGGGTTGAAATTGGCGGGTTGACCATGGAACAAATTTTTGCGCCTGTTCCCTTGGGCATTGCGGCGGGGCTTTTCCTTGGCAAACAAATCGGCATTTTTGGTGCGGTATGGGTATCGGTGAAAACTGGATTTGCGGGCAAATTGCGCGGGGCGACATGGTTGCAAATATATGGAGTGGCCATGCTTTGCGGCATTGGTTTTACCATGAGTTTATTTATCGGCGAGCTTGCCTTTACTGGAAAAGATGAAGCTGCCGCCCTGCTTCGTGAGGAGGCCAAAATCGGCATTTTAATGGGTTCGGTCATTTCGGCATTGGCAGGCTTTTTATTATTACGTTTTGCCCCGCAACATGCGCGTCAAGAAGAAATAGAGCAAGAAGCGCAGCAGGAAATTTCCGGCGATGGCGATGTTGCATCCTTAAGTGAACGGGGTTGATAAGATGAAAAAGACATCGCTTTTTTTCGCCATTTTATCAGCCAGTT includes the following:
- the nhaA gene encoding Na+/H+ antiporter NhaA encodes the protein MGAQNNNERKNVSALRDFLQSEAAGGILLMLAAALAMIVANSSWSHYYHDILHDPIGPTLTDKLGPMTIHLWINDGLMAIFFFLVGLEIKREFIDGRLSSWEKRRLPIVAAAAGMVFPAIIYLVIAGGDPVLQNGWAIPAATDIAFAIGVLALLGSRAPTSLKLFLVTVAIVDDMGAVAIIALVYTPSLKTIWLLGSGIVLGAMYLLNKSGNRNIPIYLILSVILWYAVLQSGVHATIAGVLAALMIPIIVTPGAPDSPDSPLHKLEHAIHPWSAYFIIPIFGFANAGVEIGGLTMEQIFAPVPLGIAAGLFLGKQIGIFGAVWVSVKTGFAGKLRGATWLQIYGVAMLCGIGFTMSLFIGELAFTGKDEAAALLREEAKIGILMGSVISALAGFLLLRFAPQHARQEEIEQEAQQEISGDGDVASLSERG